A window of Streptomyces sp. NBC_01241 genomic DNA:
TGACGTCTGGAAGCAACGGAAGTTGCATCCCTGCGTATCTGTGCACGGGAGGGGAGGGGTATGACGGGCCGACCGGGCTCGGCACCCCGAACGGGGTCGCCGCGTTCCGCTCCGGGCCGCACGGCACTGTCAGCGGTACCGTCACCGACGGCACCGCTCCGCTGGCTTCGGCCAAGGTCACCGTGGGTGACGTCACGGCCACGACAGACGGGCAGGGGCACTACACCCTGATCGCTCCACCGGGAACCTACGACATCAGCGCGAGCAAGTTCGGGTACGCCACCAAGACCGTTTCGGGTGTCGCGATCGCCGACGGCCAGACGGTGACCGAGAACTTCGCGCTGACCGCGAAGTCGCGCGTGAACGTCACCGGCACGGTCCATGACGGTTCCGGTCACGGCTGGCCGCTGTATGCGACCGTGCGGGTCAAGGGCGAGCCGACGGCGGTCGCCTACACCGACCCCAGGACGGGGAAGTACACGCTGAGTGTGCCCGCCGGGGCCAACTACACCCTGCAGGTTGACCCGTTGTATCCGGGTTACGAGCGGGACTCTCAGGATGTGCAGGTGGGTTCGGCGGATGTGACGCATGACGTCAACGCGTCGGTCGACTGGACGACCTGCAGCACGGCCGGGTACGGCCTCCACTACACAGGCACCACCGAGTCGTTCGACGGCACCACCGTGCCGTCGGGCTGGACCGTCGACGACAAGGTCGGTAACGGCCAGACCTGGGTGTTCAACGACCCCGGCAAGCGCGGCAACCAGACCGGCGGGTCCGGCGGCTTCGCCATCATCGACAGCGCGAAATACGGCGTCGGCAAGTCACAGGACAGCTCGCTGATCAGCCCGGTCATGGACTTCAGCCAGCGAACCCACCCGGCCCTGACCTTCCGCACCGACTACAAGGGCTTCTCGGGCGAGACCGGGGGCGTCGATCTCAGCGTCGACGGCGGCCAGACGTGGAACAACGTCTGGCGCCACACCACCGACAGCGCCCGGGGGCCGCTGACCGAGCTCGTGGACCTGTCCCAGGCCGCCGGCAAGGCCAACGTCCAGGTGAGGTTCCACTTCACCGCCAGCCTTGGGTGGTGGTGGCAGGTCGACGACGTCCACCTCGGCGACCGCACGTGTGACCCGGCACCGGGCGGCCTGGTCCTCGGCCAGGTGACCGACAAGAACACCGGGGCCGGGCTCAACGGCGCCTCGGTGACGTCGGTCGACAAGCCCGCGGAGAAGACGACCTCGGTGGCGACGCCGAACGACCCGAACCTGGGCGACGGCTTCTACTGGATGTTCTCCTCGCTCACCGGGGAGCACACGTTCACCGCCACGGCGGGGAGCAGCTACAGCGCCCAGGACATCACCGTCAACGTGGCCCCGGACCAGGCATCGGACGGCACGTTCGCCCTGCCCGCACCCCGGATCGAGGTCAGCCCGGCCCAGGTCAGCAAGACCGTCGACTGGAAGGGCCAGGGCAGCTCCACCCTGACGTTGAAGAACACCGGAACCGCCCCGGTGACCGCCAAGATCGGTGAGTGGCCGGGCGGCCACCAGCCCGCTGCGGCGCAGAAGGGTGCTCCATTGCAGGAGGTGAAGGGACACTTCAGCCCCGAGCCGTTCCGGCCCGGCAAGACCGCGCAGGCGGCGACCGCCAAGCCGTCGGCGACGCCGTACGCGGCACCGTGGACGACGGTGGCCGACTACCCCACGACGATCATGGACAACGCCGTAGTGACCCTCGACGGCAAGGTCTACTCGATCGCCGGAACCGACGGAATCTTTTCCGTCTCGAACAAGGCATACGTCTACGACCCGGTCGCCCAAGCGTGGAGTGCTCTGCCGAACCTGAGGGCCGGCCGCATGGCGGCGCAGGCGGCCGCCTATGGCGGCAAGATCTACGTCTTCGGCGGCTGGGACGCATACACGCCCGTGGCCAAGACCGAGATCTACGACCCGGCGAGCCGTACTTGGTCCGCAGGCGCCGACATGCCGAAACCGCGTGGCGCCGGCGCCGTGACCGTGCTGGGCGGCAAGATCTACATCATCGGCGGCTCCATGAACGGCTCCTACAGGACCGATGTGCAGGTGTACGACCCGGCCTCGAACTCCTGGAGTTCGGCCACGCCCTACCCTGAGCCGCTCGCCCTTCTCGGCTGCGGCGCCATCGCGAACAAGCTGTACTGCGCGGGCGGGTCGCCGGGCACTACCTCCACCAAGCACGCCTACAGCTACGACCCGGCATCCGCCACATGGACTCCCATCGCCGACCTGCCGATCGACCTGTGGGGGATGGGCTACTCGGTGTCGGACGGCAAGCTCCTCGTGTCCGGCGGCGTGACCAACGGCCTCACCACGATCACCAACCGGGGCTTCGCCTACGACCCGGGTTCCGACACCTGGACCGCGCTGCCCAACGCCAACAACACCGTCTACCGCGGCGGTTCCGCCTGCGGCTTCTACAAGATCGGAGGTACCACCGGAGGGTGGGCCGCGACCAAGAAATCCGAGCTGCTGCCCGGCTACTGCGCGACCGATGTCCCCTGGCTCTCAGAGGACAAGACCG
This region includes:
- a CDS encoding carboxypeptidase regulatory-like domain-containing protein; amino-acid sequence: MTTTAGRVCALIVALAVAALTVIALPASASASASTISTTSANDPVPTTKAAGPNSPGRHPANRVCATPSKAGEMSCFAMVRTDVAAVKGVQPNAAPAGFGPADLQSAYNLPAAGSTETVAIVDAFDNPNAEADLAVYRQQYGLPACTTANGCFKKIDQRGGTNYPPPNSGWAAEIALDIDMVSATCPTCKILLVEADDSYMTNLGAAVNQAVAQGAQYVSNSYGGNEGSDETQADDAYFNHPGVAITVSSGDNGYAVEYPAASPYVTAVGGTSLVKDTSTSRGWTESAWSGAGSGCSRFEPKPSFQKDTGCAGRAVADVSAVADPNTGVAVYNNGWQIFGGTSASAPIIASVYAMAGTPAAGSAPNSYPYAQPYALNDVTSGSNGSCIPAYLCTGGEGYDGPTGLGTPNGVAAFRSGPHGTVSGTVTDGTAPLASAKVTVGDVTATTDGQGHYTLIAPPGTYDISASKFGYATKTVSGVAIADGQTVTENFALTAKSRVNVTGTVHDGSGHGWPLYATVRVKGEPTAVAYTDPRTGKYTLSVPAGANYTLQVDPLYPGYERDSQDVQVGSADVTHDVNASVDWTTCSTAGYGLHYTGTTESFDGTTVPSGWTVDDKVGNGQTWVFNDPGKRGNQTGGSGGFAIIDSAKYGVGKSQDSSLISPVMDFSQRTHPALTFRTDYKGFSGETGGVDLSVDGGQTWNNVWRHTTDSARGPLTELVDLSQAAGKANVQVRFHFTASLGWWWQVDDVHLGDRTCDPAPGGLVLGQVTDKNTGAGLNGASVTSVDKPAEKTTSVATPNDPNLGDGFYWMFSSLTGEHTFTATAGSSYSAQDITVNVAPDQASDGTFALPAPRIEVSPAQVSKTVDWKGQGSSTLTLKNTGTAPVTAKIGEWPGGHQPAAAQKGAPLQEVKGHFSPEPFRPGKTAQAATAKPSATPYAAPWTTVADYPTTIMDNAVVTLDGKVYSIAGTDGIFSVSNKAYVYDPVAQAWSALPNLRAGRMAAQAAAYGGKIYVFGGWDAYTPVAKTEIYDPASRTWSAGADMPKPRGAGAVTVLGGKIYIIGGSMNGSYRTDVQVYDPASNSWSSATPYPEPLALLGCGAIANKLYCAGGSPGTTSTKHAYSYDPASATWTPIADLPIDLWGMGYSVSDGKLLVSGGVTNGLTTITNRGFAYDPGSDTWTALPNANNTVYRGGSACGFYKIGGTTGGWAATKKSELLPGYCATDVPWLSEDKTEVTIQPGESVDVNVSFNANVAEITQPGTFTALLTVRAQTPYAIASVPVTLTVNPPKTWGKITGTVTGVDCAGKSAPLTGATVQITSKTATYTLKTDRNGQYVFWLDVSNSPLTVTASKDGSAPQARSVKIKGGEATTADFSLKQTCT